TACCAGGTCTGTCAGGAAACCTGCTGCTGGGTAGACCATCGTCCCTCGGCTGGAGACCATCTTCAGCTTCAGGGGCGACCCTTCTGCCAGTTGCTCGAGGCTTTTGCCCAGCTGCTCGGGCGTGCCGTCGAACTCCACGAACACATCCATGCCCACCACCCGCCGCGCCTGCGGTCGCACCATCACCGGGTCGCGGGTTACCTGTGGCAGCTGCAGGGGCTTCGGCTCGCGCACCTGCCACCTTTCGGATTTCCGCCCCAGATTGCGGATAATCTCGTCCGTGTAGGCTGTCGTGGTCGCCGCCAGTTCGTCCCCCACCACATCACGGGTGCGCGCCTTGCCTTCTTCTAACGTGACCACGACGGCGTTTTCAATGAGGGAAGCCGCCTCAAACTCGCCGATATAGCGCAACATCATCACCGCCGAGAGGATAACCGCCGTGGGGTTAATCACGTTCTTCCCCGCATACTTGGGGGCGGAGCCGTGTACTGCTTCGAAAATCGCTACTTCGTTGCCGATGTTTGCCGACGGTGCGAAGCCCAAGCCTCCAATCAGCGCGGAGGTGAGGTCGCTGAGGATGTCGCCGTTCATGTTGGTGGTGACGATGACCTCGAACTGCTCTGGGCGTTTCACCAGCTGGTGCGCACAGTTATCGACAATGATATGGTTCGCCTCGATGTCGGGATACTCGGGGGCAATCTCTTCGAAGGTGCGTTTCAGCATGCCTTCGGTCAACTTCATGATGTTGGACTTAGTGGCGCAATGCACCTTCTTGCGTCCCTCCGCGCGCGCCACTTCGAACGCCAGACGCACAATCTTTTCGCATCCCTTGCGTGAGATGAGTTTCAAACACTGCGCGACGCCCGGCGTCTGCATATGCTCGATGCCTGCATACAGGTCTTCGACATTCTCACGCACAACCACCAGGTCGATACCGCGTCCGCTGTAGGGCGTGGGAACTCCAGGCATCTCGCGTACCGGTCGGATGTTTCCGTAGGTCTCAAACAGCTTGCGCAGGGTGACGTTCGCGCTCTTTTCACCGTATCCGACGGGCGTCTCCAGCGGACCCTTCAGCACCACGCGCGTCTTGCGGATGGACTCGATGGTCTCTGGCGGCACGCCGCTTTCCAGTCCTTTTTTGAACACACTGGCGCCCGCTTCGCGCACCTCCCATTCCACGGGCGCGCCCGTCGCCTCAATTAAACGCAGCG
This region of Bacillota bacterium genomic DNA includes:
- a CDS encoding NADP-dependent isocitrate dehydrogenase, whose amino-acid sequence is MNVTTTPSGKKLITVIPGDGVGPECVQSALRLIEATGAPVEWEVREAGASVFKKGLESGVPPETIESIRKTRVVLKGPLETPVGYGEKSANVTLRKLFETYGNIRPVREMPGVPTPYSGRGIDLVVVRENVEDLYAGIEHMQTPGVAQCLKLISRKGCEKIVRLAFEVARAEGRKKVHCATKSNIMKLTEGMLKRTFEEIAPEYPDIEANHIIVDNCAHQLVKRPEQFEVIVTTNMNGDILSDLTSALIGGLGFAPSANIGNEVAIFEAVHGSAPKYAGKNVINPTAVILSAVMMLRYIGEFEAASLIENAVVVTLEEGKARTRDVVGDELAATTTAYTDEIIRNLGRKSERWQVREPKPLQLPQVTRDPVMVRPQARRVVGMDVFVEFDGTPEQLGKSLEQLAEGSPLKLKMVSSRGTMVYPAAGFLTDLVDHWRCRFILRDGGGDLTDAQAFDLLQRISSKHRWTHIEKLHEFDGQPGFTKAQGED